The following proteins come from a genomic window of Labilithrix sp.:
- a CDS encoding prolipoprotein diacylglyceryl transferase, with translation MHPILFRIPLPKMPLMLWWGLAFIAAIAVVSALNGLRKKDRGTAGVALVIAAGAGVAGYMFRETKFEAANLPIYSYGVMLGLSLVVGWYLTLTLAERDGLPKETMANCYVITAIAAILGSRILYVVTNPDEFKQASDFFALRRGGLVAYGGFLGGYLGSWLYLRSHKIRLMPWADVAVPSLASGLLITRIGCYLFGCDFGKRLPEGAPGFIAKLGTFPQWPKETLEGSEGSPAFARHLDIVGKHTPAADELMKMGHSYPVHPTQIYESLVGLALLVLLLWQRKHQRFRGQIFFLFAFGYGYLRFLIESLRDDSERGEFGPMMGEHWLIAGSLLVMSVAFVFGISLGITNPKVRNVARVAAFVPPLVAFFILKPASFGKQQAVQLSTSQWIGMATAVICAYFYAQFWETARKSPKLAMGLESLGDIKATADDMAPRRKKVDDDEEDDEPHDEAESEEPDDDTAPEAPVAKKPKKKKGLKKKKVAAPAEEEPSEPEGDDEAPKPAASGGTDDAKTEVDDTKVDEKVDEKAEEKEKDDA, from the coding sequence ATGCATCCGATTCTCTTTCGCATCCCGCTTCCGAAGATGCCGCTCATGCTGTGGTGGGGCCTCGCCTTCATCGCGGCGATCGCGGTCGTCTCCGCTCTCAACGGTCTGCGCAAGAAGGACCGCGGTACCGCGGGCGTCGCGCTCGTCATCGCCGCCGGCGCCGGCGTCGCGGGCTACATGTTCCGCGAGACCAAGTTCGAGGCCGCGAACCTCCCCATCTACTCCTACGGCGTGATGCTCGGCCTCTCGCTCGTGGTGGGCTGGTACCTGACGCTCACCCTCGCCGAGCGCGACGGCCTCCCGAAGGAGACGATGGCGAACTGCTACGTGATCACGGCGATCGCCGCGATCCTCGGCTCGCGCATCCTCTACGTCGTCACCAACCCGGACGAGTTCAAGCAGGCGAGCGACTTCTTCGCCCTGCGCCGCGGCGGCCTCGTCGCGTACGGCGGCTTCCTCGGCGGCTACCTCGGGTCCTGGCTCTACCTCCGCTCGCACAAGATCCGGCTCATGCCGTGGGCGGACGTCGCGGTCCCGAGCCTCGCGTCCGGCCTCCTGATCACGCGCATCGGCTGCTACCTCTTCGGCTGCGACTTCGGCAAGCGCCTCCCCGAGGGCGCCCCCGGCTTCATCGCGAAGCTCGGCACGTTCCCGCAGTGGCCGAAGGAGACGCTCGAGGGCAGCGAGGGCTCGCCCGCGTTCGCGCGCCACCTCGACATCGTCGGTAAGCACACGCCCGCCGCCGACGAGCTCATGAAGATGGGCCACTCGTACCCGGTCCACCCGACCCAGATCTACGAGTCGCTCGTCGGCCTCGCGCTCCTCGTGCTCCTGCTGTGGCAGCGCAAGCACCAGCGGTTCCGCGGTCAGATCTTCTTCCTCTTCGCCTTCGGCTACGGCTACCTCCGCTTCCTGATCGAGTCGCTCCGTGACGACTCGGAGCGCGGCGAGTTCGGCCCGATGATGGGCGAGCACTGGCTCATCGCCGGCTCGCTCCTCGTGATGAGCGTCGCGTTCGTGTTCGGCATCTCGCTCGGCATCACGAACCCGAAGGTCCGCAACGTGGCGCGCGTCGCCGCGTTCGTCCCGCCGCTGGTGGCGTTCTTCATCCTGAAGCCCGCGTCGTTCGGCAAGCAGCAAGCGGTGCAGCTCTCGACGAGCCAGTGGATCGGCATGGCGACGGCGGTGATCTGCGCCTACTTCTACGCGCAGTTCTGGGAGACCGCGCGCAAGAGCCCGAAGCTCGCGATGGGCCTCGAGTCCCTCGGCGACATCAAGGCGACGGCCGACGACATGGCCCCGCGCCGCAAGAAGGTCGACGACGACGAGGAGGACGACGAGCCGCACGACGAAGCGGAGTCCGAGGAGCCCGACGACGACACGGCCCCCGAGGCCCCGGTCGCGAAGAAGCCCAAGAAGAAGAAGGGCCTCAAGAAGAAGAAGGTCGCCGCTCCGGCCGAGGAGGAGCCCTCCGAGCCCGAGGGCGACGACGAGGCCCCGAAGCCCGCCGCGAGCGGCGGCACCGACGACGCCAAGACCGAGGTCGACGACACGAAGGTCGACGAAAAGGTCGACGAAAAGGCGGAAGAGAAGGAAAAGGACGACGCCTGA
- a CDS encoding S9 family peptidase, which translates to MIRRVAALGLVASFLACGSDPPPPPVAPQPPPPAPVVTAPPPAKPAPKADPSVLARKVIFGNPDHAGPRVSYDGKQLAWLAPKDGVLNVYVAPINDPSKAKAVTDEKGRPVNGFFWTSDGKRVLYAIDKNGDENVHVYSVEIANGKVTDLTPFEKTQGRVQETSDKAPTTVLVAMNDRDAKYHDIYKVDLVSGKRTLVQKNEAGYAGFLTDEDFKVRYAMKSRPDGGSDVLVADGKGGFKDWQTIKFEETMTTGPMGFDKAGTTLYMRDSRDRDTSALFAYDTKTQKSKLLAEDARADLGGLIVSPVDGRVQAASFDYERRNWKVLDKSIEPDLEALKKVVDGDVEIVSRSRDDKTWTVAYVVSDGPVRYYVYDRTKKEAKFLFTNRPALEGKKLAKMHPVVIPSRDGKNLVSYLSLPVAADPDGKGKPSAPVPTVLLVHGGPWGRDGWGLNGMHQWLTSRGYGVLAVNFRGSTGFGKAFVNAGDKEWAGKMHDDLLDAVEWLKKNNVADPSKIAIMGGSYGGYATLVGLTFTPDVFACGVDIVGPSNLNTLLATIPPYWAPMFENFSKRIGDPRTDEGKKLLTERSPLTRAGAIQRPLLIGQGANDPRVKQAESDQIVGAMKAKSLPVSYVLFPDEGHGFARPPNRIAFNAVAEIFLAQHLGGVYEPIGSDFEGSSISVPEGAADIATLADALPKK; encoded by the coding sequence ATGATTCGTCGTGTTGCTGCGCTCGGGCTCGTCGCTTCGTTCCTCGCGTGCGGGTCCGATCCTCCGCCGCCGCCGGTGGCGCCGCAGCCTCCGCCGCCGGCTCCGGTCGTCACCGCGCCGCCGCCCGCGAAGCCCGCGCCGAAGGCCGACCCGTCCGTGCTCGCGCGCAAGGTCATCTTCGGGAACCCGGACCACGCCGGACCGCGCGTCAGCTACGACGGCAAGCAGCTCGCGTGGCTCGCGCCGAAGGACGGCGTGCTGAACGTCTACGTCGCGCCGATCAACGACCCGTCGAAGGCGAAGGCGGTGACGGACGAGAAGGGCCGCCCCGTGAACGGCTTCTTCTGGACGTCAGACGGCAAGCGCGTCCTCTACGCGATCGACAAAAACGGCGACGAGAACGTTCACGTCTACAGCGTCGAGATCGCGAACGGGAAGGTGACCGACCTCACGCCGTTCGAGAAGACGCAAGGCCGCGTCCAGGAGACGAGCGACAAGGCGCCGACGACGGTCCTCGTCGCGATGAACGATCGCGACGCGAAGTACCACGACATCTACAAGGTCGATCTCGTCAGCGGGAAGCGCACCCTCGTGCAGAAGAACGAGGCGGGCTACGCCGGCTTCCTCACCGACGAGGACTTCAAGGTCCGCTACGCGATGAAGTCGCGGCCGGACGGCGGCAGCGACGTCCTCGTCGCCGACGGCAAGGGCGGCTTCAAGGACTGGCAGACGATCAAGTTCGAAGAGACGATGACGACGGGCCCGATGGGCTTCGACAAGGCGGGCACGACGCTCTACATGCGCGACTCGCGCGACCGCGATACGAGCGCGCTCTTCGCGTACGACACGAAGACGCAGAAGTCGAAGCTGCTCGCGGAGGACGCGCGCGCCGATCTCGGCGGCCTCATCGTCAGCCCGGTCGACGGACGCGTGCAGGCTGCATCTTTCGACTACGAGCGCCGCAACTGGAAGGTCCTCGACAAGTCGATCGAGCCGGACCTCGAGGCGCTGAAGAAGGTCGTCGACGGCGACGTCGAGATCGTGAGCCGGAGCCGCGACGACAAGACGTGGACGGTGGCGTACGTCGTGAGCGACGGCCCGGTCCGCTACTACGTCTACGACCGCACGAAGAAGGAGGCGAAGTTCCTCTTCACGAACCGCCCCGCGCTGGAGGGGAAGAAGCTCGCGAAGATGCACCCCGTCGTCATCCCCTCGCGCGACGGGAAAAACCTCGTCAGCTACCTCTCGCTCCCGGTCGCCGCCGATCCGGACGGGAAGGGCAAGCCGAGCGCGCCGGTGCCGACCGTGCTCCTCGTCCACGGCGGTCCGTGGGGCCGTGACGGCTGGGGCCTCAACGGCATGCACCAGTGGCTCACGAGCCGCGGCTACGGCGTCCTCGCGGTGAACTTCCGCGGCTCGACCGGCTTCGGCAAGGCGTTCGTGAACGCCGGCGACAAGGAGTGGGCGGGCAAGATGCACGACGATCTCCTCGACGCGGTCGAGTGGCTGAAGAAGAACAACGTCGCCGACCCGTCGAAGATCGCGATCATGGGCGGGAGCTACGGCGGCTACGCGACGCTCGTCGGCCTCACGTTCACGCCCGACGTGTTCGCGTGCGGCGTCGACATCGTCGGTCCCTCGAACCTCAACACGCTCCTCGCGACGATCCCGCCCTACTGGGCCCCGATGTTCGAGAACTTCTCGAAGCGCATCGGCGACCCGCGCACGGACGAGGGCAAGAAGCTCCTCACCGAGCGCTCGCCGCTCACGCGCGCCGGCGCGATCCAGCGCCCGCTCCTCATCGGCCAGGGCGCGAACGATCCGCGCGTGAAGCAGGCGGAGAGCGATCAGATCGTCGGCGCGATGAAGGCGAAGAGCCTCCCGGTCTCGTACGTCCTCTTCCCGGACGAGGGCCACGGCTTCGCGCGTCCGCCGAACCGCATCGCGTTCAACGCGGTCGCGGAGATCTTCCTCGCGCAGCACCTCGGCGGCGTCTACGAGCCGATCGGCAGTGACTTCGAGGGCTCCAGCATCTCGGTCCCCGAAGGCGCGGCCGACATCGCGACGCTCGCGGACGCGCTGCCGAAGAAGTAG
- a CDS encoding cobalamin-dependent protein (Presence of a B(12) (cobalamin)-binding domain implies dependence on cobalamin itself, in one of its several forms, or in some unusual lineages, dependence on a cobalamin-like analog.) encodes MRVLLVMPTPFENGRLGLENVVWLSEPVALTAVGTAIQGEHEVRVLDMRLEDEDALVKTLASFRPDVVGTTSMTTDAYQAKAVLRTAKNVAPDALTVVGGHHPTLSPDEFDLDYVDVIVQGEGEHTLRELMARWSKQKATGDRTFEGVRGTRYRDANGVRRVNAKREQTQSLDDLPIPNRDLIAKYQGRYFFTAFRPMASIFTSRGCSFDCNFCAIWEFYERRTRFLSAKKIVDQMEACREPFVFVLDDNFLTNKRRVVELCEEMERRSFRKYWMTQGRTDFAAEHPDLLARLAKNGLVMLLSGFESNDDDNLAALRKKSSWEKNLRANEVLRKNGVISTGIFMVRADWTKEQFAQLYDYVNSLDIGVPLFTILTPLPGTQLYRAYKDKLLTTDHRLFDLLHAVLPTRLSRAEFYREFSRSYDATETSVRNAYKHFFKARPDFIPRNLRGIVWFYARTWRYQRIHGDYQSFLRDEEGLLDGPGAKAGLTWQDIEYPTGEEHEAESPSTNGKLVKLRIPRRTWADDVADATLAGVGE; translated from the coding sequence ATGCGGGTTCTGCTCGTGATGCCGACGCCGTTCGAAAATGGACGGCTCGGGCTCGAGAACGTGGTCTGGCTCTCGGAGCCGGTGGCGCTCACGGCGGTGGGCACCGCCATCCAGGGCGAGCACGAGGTCCGCGTGCTCGACATGCGCCTCGAGGACGAAGACGCGCTCGTGAAGACGCTCGCCTCCTTCCGGCCCGACGTCGTCGGCACCACGAGCATGACGACCGACGCCTACCAGGCGAAGGCCGTCCTCCGCACCGCGAAGAACGTCGCGCCGGATGCGCTCACCGTCGTCGGCGGGCACCACCCCACGCTCTCGCCCGACGAGTTCGACCTCGACTACGTCGACGTCATCGTCCAGGGCGAAGGCGAGCACACCCTCCGCGAGCTCATGGCGCGCTGGTCGAAGCAGAAGGCGACGGGCGACCGCACGTTCGAGGGAGTCCGCGGCACGCGCTACCGCGACGCGAACGGCGTCCGCCGCGTGAACGCGAAGCGCGAGCAGACGCAGAGCCTCGACGACCTGCCGATCCCGAACCGCGACCTCATCGCGAAATACCAGGGTCGCTACTTCTTCACCGCGTTCCGGCCGATGGCCTCCATCTTCACGAGCCGCGGCTGCTCGTTCGACTGCAACTTCTGCGCGATATGGGAGTTTTACGAGCGCCGCACGCGCTTCCTCTCCGCGAAGAAGATCGTCGATCAAATGGAGGCGTGCCGCGAGCCGTTCGTCTTCGTGCTCGACGACAACTTCCTCACGAACAAGAGGCGCGTCGTCGAGCTGTGCGAGGAGATGGAGCGCCGCAGCTTCCGAAAATACTGGATGACGCAGGGGCGGACCGACTTCGCCGCGGAGCACCCCGACCTCCTCGCCCGCCTCGCGAAGAACGGATTGGTCATGCTCCTCTCCGGCTTCGAGTCGAACGACGACGACAACCTCGCCGCGCTCCGCAAGAAGAGCAGCTGGGAGAAGAACCTCCGCGCGAACGAGGTGTTGCGGAAGAACGGGGTCATCTCCACCGGCATCTTCATGGTCCGCGCCGACTGGACGAAAGAGCAATTTGCCCAACTCTACGATTACGTGAACAGCCTCGACATCGGCGTCCCGCTGTTCACCATCCTCACCCCGCTCCCAGGCACGCAGCTCTACCGCGCATACAAAGACAAGCTCCTCACCACCGATCACCGCCTCTTCGATCTGCTCCACGCGGTGTTGCCCACCCGCCTCTCGCGCGCGGAGTTCTACCGCGAGTTCTCGCGCTCCTACGACGCGACCGAGACGTCGGTCCGAAACGCCTACAAACATTTCTTCAAAGCGCGCCCCGACTTCATTCCGCGGAACCTCCGCGGCATCGTCTGGTTCTATGCGCGCACGTGGCGCTATCAGCGAATCCACGGCGATTACCAGTCGTTCCTCCGCGACGAAGAAGGCCTCCTCGACGGCCCCGGCGCCAAAGCGGGATTGACGTGGCAAGACATCGAATATCCCACCGGCGAGGAGCACGAGGCCGAGTCGCCGTCCACCAACGGCAAGCTCGTCAAGCTGCGAATCCCGCGACGCACGTGGGCCGACGACGTCGCCGACGCGACCCTCGCCGGAGTCGGCGAATGA
- a CDS encoding iron-containing redox enzyme family protein — protein sequence MSRGSDSSRRFLAELRREIEAHPGVNHLFLARCATSPFSREDYRVFGENHYALVCVFTNYLERLLLRGPSSESKLWLAKVLVDEYGEGSEGEDHATLYGHFLRACKSSVPDAPSTSKVPAPAYEFIREHRRIVSEEPFLVGLGAVGPGHEWAIPKMFAAVIPGLRRAGFTKEEILYFELHVEQDVDHGAWLEEALAQFGRTEEARQQIRRGALLSLEARARFWSGVQRAVVRWRQPNAVRPDGASPRSIAREIMITTWDGSPRLRALESRYDSFMARRRPTIAELVEAGRR from the coding sequence GTGAGCAGGGGCTCCGATTCGTCGCGGCGGTTCCTCGCCGAGCTGCGGCGCGAGATCGAGGCCCACCCCGGGGTGAATCACCTCTTCCTCGCGCGGTGCGCGACGAGCCCGTTCTCGCGCGAGGATTATCGGGTCTTCGGCGAAAACCATTATGCGCTCGTCTGCGTCTTTACCAATTACCTCGAGCGCCTCCTCCTCCGCGGTCCCTCCAGCGAGTCGAAGCTCTGGCTCGCGAAGGTCCTCGTCGACGAATACGGCGAGGGCTCCGAGGGCGAGGACCACGCGACGCTCTATGGCCACTTCCTCCGCGCCTGCAAGAGCTCCGTCCCGGACGCGCCATCGACGTCGAAGGTGCCCGCGCCCGCGTACGAGTTCATCCGCGAGCACCGCCGCATCGTCTCCGAGGAGCCGTTCCTCGTCGGCCTCGGCGCGGTCGGCCCCGGCCACGAGTGGGCGATCCCGAAGATGTTCGCCGCCGTCATCCCCGGCCTCCGCCGCGCCGGCTTCACGAAGGAGGAGATCCTCTACTTCGAGCTGCACGTCGAGCAGGACGTCGACCACGGCGCGTGGCTCGAGGAGGCGCTCGCGCAGTTCGGGCGGACGGAGGAGGCGCGGCAGCAGATCCGCCGCGGCGCGCTCCTCTCGCTCGAGGCGCGCGCCCGCTTCTGGAGCGGCGTGCAGCGCGCGGTCGTGCGCTGGCGCCAGCCGAACGCGGTGCGGCCCGACGGCGCGTCGCCGCGCTCGATCGCACGCGAGATCATGATCACGACGTGGGACGGTTCTCCGCGCCTGCGCGCGCTCGAGAGCCGCTACGATTCCTTCATGGCGCGCCGCCGCCCGACGATCGCCGAGCTCGTCGAAGCGGGCCGAAGGTAG
- a CDS encoding B12-binding domain-containing radical SAM protein, with protein sequence MKRITFVSTRKNLDPTERELYEMDLLCRGLGFKRAFLDLGMQTVMACTPADVHTELVDEYSDPIDYDVKTDLVALSAKTSCATYAYDVARRFKERGKRVVMGGIHASLRPDEALQHVDCVVTGEAETLWPEVVRDLQAGKLKERYDAIGFPPMDAIPAPAWGKGKPDDYLFHQIQTTRGCPFRCRFCSVPDISGQDFRFKPVECVLAELRALPKSKGPIASGKPLYVVDDNFISRTRYTKDLLRAMAPLAQRGEIPSWSAETTLNVASDEEMLDLFRDAGCSTLIIGFESVTEASLAAMDKPVNFCLTYQEAIDRIHARGMTIIGNFIVGFDTDTLGVFKQTLDFVQESGILYPFFSILTPMPGTKLFDDYKAAGRLDHEEWHLYDTRHVVFEPTNMTREELMDGYVWLYEQAYGADNLYARIERNWRRRARGSNLLEKAFIASRLAPEMLKGDHELRSHFGQGIKLMMNRHLKADAGQLLYLLDAFDFARFMRRFNTPRRAESYRTFEDPTKWTRALEAEKLDVRQWQNAKAVKRTAKASLPVVR encoded by the coding sequence TTGAAGCGCATCACGTTCGTCTCCACGAGGAAGAACCTCGATCCGACCGAGCGCGAGCTCTACGAGATGGACCTCCTCTGCCGTGGGCTCGGGTTCAAGCGCGCGTTCCTCGACCTCGGCATGCAGACCGTGATGGCGTGCACGCCGGCCGACGTCCACACCGAGCTCGTCGACGAATATTCGGATCCGATCGACTACGACGTGAAGACCGACCTCGTCGCGCTGTCGGCGAAGACGTCGTGCGCGACGTACGCCTACGACGTCGCGCGCCGCTTCAAGGAGCGCGGCAAGCGCGTGGTGATGGGCGGCATCCACGCGTCGCTGCGCCCGGACGAGGCGCTCCAGCACGTCGACTGCGTCGTCACCGGTGAGGCGGAGACGCTATGGCCCGAGGTCGTGCGCGATCTCCAGGCCGGCAAGCTGAAGGAGCGCTACGACGCGATCGGCTTCCCGCCGATGGACGCGATCCCCGCGCCGGCGTGGGGCAAGGGCAAGCCCGACGATTACCTGTTTCACCAAATCCAGACGACGCGCGGCTGCCCGTTCCGCTGCCGCTTCTGCAGCGTCCCCGACATCTCGGGGCAGGACTTCCGCTTCAAGCCGGTCGAGTGCGTCCTCGCCGAGCTCCGCGCCCTGCCGAAGAGCAAAGGGCCCATCGCGTCGGGCAAGCCGCTCTACGTCGTCGACGACAACTTCATCTCGCGTACTCGGTATACGAAGGACCTCCTCCGCGCGATGGCGCCGCTCGCGCAGCGCGGCGAAATACCGAGCTGGTCGGCGGAGACGACGCTCAACGTCGCGAGCGACGAGGAGATGCTCGATCTCTTCCGCGACGCGGGCTGCTCCACCCTCATCATCGGCTTCGAGTCGGTCACCGAGGCCTCGCTCGCGGCGATGGATAAGCCGGTGAATTTCTGCCTCACGTACCAGGAGGCGATCGACCGGATCCACGCCCGCGGAATGACGATCATCGGCAATTTCATCGTCGGCTTCGACACCGACACGCTGGGCGTCTTCAAGCAGACCCTCGATTTCGTGCAAGAGAGCGGGATCCTGTATCCCTTCTTCAGCATCCTCACCCCGATGCCGGGGACGAAGCTGTTCGACGACTACAAAGCGGCGGGGCGCCTCGATCACGAGGAGTGGCACCTCTACGACACGCGCCACGTCGTGTTCGAGCCCACGAACATGACGCGCGAAGAGCTGATGGACGGCTACGTGTGGCTCTACGAGCAGGCCTACGGCGCCGACAACCTCTACGCCCGCATCGAGCGCAACTGGCGCCGCCGCGCGCGCGGCTCGAACCTCCTCGAGAAGGCCTTCATCGCCTCCCGCCTCGCGCCGGAGATGCTCAAAGGCGATCACGAGCTCCGCTCCCATTTCGGCCAGGGCATCAAGCTGATGATGAATCGCCATCTGAAGGCGGACGCGGGCCAGCTCCTCTATTTGCTCGACGCCTTCGACTTCGCGCGCTTCATGCGCCGCTTCAACACCCCGCGCCGCGCGGAGAGCTACCGCACCTTCGAGGACCCGACGAAGTGGACGCGCGCCCTGGAGGCGGAGAAGCTCGACGTCCGCCAGTGGCAGAACGCGAAGGCGGTGAAGCGCACCGCGAAGGCGTCGCTCCCCGTCGTGCGCTGA
- a CDS encoding sugar porter family MFS transporter — protein MADERGGGITRFAAAAALGGFLFGYDSAVVNGAVLGLERTFKTSSAGTGFAVASILLGCAVGALLAGRVADAKGRRPVMLVAAVTFAVTSFACGLAPSSGTFTFARFVSGLAVGAASVVCPAYIAEIAPARSRGRMGSLQQLGIVLGIFAALLADHLLALAAGGTNEKLWGGFEAWRWMFLVQIVPSFAFAVAVWFIPESPRYLVAAQEFTAALVVLQRIDPNATAEDVDAIRYTIDKDRQPRFSDLRDEEGKVHKIVWIGGALSVLQQLVGINSIFYYGDVLWESVGFSASDSLRNNVITGSINVGATVIAILTIDRFGRRPLLLVGSIGMAITLGVLAVAFAGAKSGPHGIVLSRDAAWAALVAANLYVFAFAVSWGPVVWVLLGEMFPNAFRGAAMAVAIFAQWMANWAVTISFPALVSGLGPVVPYGLYCGFSLVSFFVVRRFVRETKGRALEEASAEG, from the coding sequence GTGGCGGACGAGAGAGGCGGCGGCATCACGCGCTTCGCGGCGGCGGCGGCGCTGGGCGGCTTCCTGTTCGGGTACGACTCCGCGGTCGTGAACGGGGCGGTGCTCGGGCTCGAGCGCACGTTCAAGACGAGCAGCGCCGGCACCGGGTTCGCGGTCGCGTCGATCTTGCTCGGGTGCGCGGTGGGGGCGCTCCTGGCCGGTCGCGTCGCGGACGCGAAGGGGAGGCGGCCGGTGATGCTCGTGGCGGCGGTGACGTTCGCGGTCACCTCGTTCGCGTGCGGGCTCGCGCCTTCGAGCGGGACGTTCACGTTCGCGCGGTTCGTGAGCGGGCTCGCGGTCGGGGCGGCGAGCGTCGTGTGCCCCGCCTACATCGCCGAGATCGCGCCGGCGCGCTCGCGCGGGCGGATGGGGTCCTTGCAGCAGCTCGGGATCGTGCTCGGCATCTTCGCGGCGCTGCTCGCGGACCACCTCCTCGCCCTCGCCGCGGGCGGGACGAACGAGAAGCTGTGGGGCGGCTTCGAGGCGTGGCGGTGGATGTTCCTCGTCCAGATCGTGCCGTCGTTCGCGTTCGCGGTCGCGGTCTGGTTCATCCCCGAGTCGCCGCGCTACCTCGTCGCGGCGCAGGAGTTCACCGCCGCGCTCGTCGTGCTCCAGCGCATCGACCCGAACGCGACGGCGGAGGACGTCGACGCGATCCGTTACACGATCGACAAGGACCGGCAGCCGCGTTTTTCGGATTTGCGCGACGAGGAGGGGAAGGTCCACAAGATCGTGTGGATCGGCGGCGCGCTGTCGGTGCTGCAGCAGCTCGTCGGCATCAACAGCATCTTCTATTACGGCGACGTCCTCTGGGAGTCGGTCGGGTTCAGCGCGAGCGACTCCCTCCGGAACAACGTCATCACGGGCTCGATCAACGTCGGCGCGACCGTCATCGCCATTCTCACGATTGACCGCTTCGGGCGGCGGCCGCTCCTGCTCGTCGGCTCGATCGGAATGGCGATCACGCTCGGCGTGCTCGCGGTCGCCTTCGCGGGCGCGAAGTCGGGGCCGCACGGGATCGTGCTCTCGCGCGACGCGGCCTGGGCCGCGCTCGTCGCCGCGAACCTCTACGTGTTCGCGTTCGCGGTGTCGTGGGGGCCCGTCGTCTGGGTGCTCCTCGGCGAGATGTTCCCCAACGCGTTCCGTGGCGCCGCGATGGCGGTCGCGATCTTCGCGCAGTGGATGGCGAACTGGGCCGTGACGATCAGCTTCCCCGCGCTCGTCTCCGGCCTCGGCCCGGTCGTACCTTATGGCCTCTATTGTGGATTTTCGCTCGTCTCGTTCTTCGTCGTGCGCCGCTTCGTGCGCGAGACGAAGGGGCGCGCGCTCGAGGAGGCGTCGGCCGAGGGCTGA
- a CDS encoding SUMF1/EgtB/PvdO family nonheme iron enzyme, producing the protein MRLLAATGMWAAGAMLVATAHARTIEVVPRVATRSAPAPKLAPGSPGTIGWAIAQQEKKVRFKRAQSEGALPERDPDGTCPAEMANVDRRFCVDRWEGSLEELLEDGSTQPWPATTVLDLTKQYRAVSAPGLVPQAYISGTQAAEACRKSGKRLCEASEWRLACAGREGTIYPYGTTRVERRCNDYGRAPMYSFYPQVEKSWALVTNTDMNDPRLNLLEGTVAKTGEHPGCVNDWGLYDMVGNLHEWTADPNGTFQGGYYLDTLINGEGCAYRTTAHDIDYHDYSTGFRCCADLLPGSGLDDDE; encoded by the coding sequence GTGCGGCTCCTCGCGGCGACGGGCATGTGGGCGGCGGGCGCGATGCTCGTCGCGACCGCGCACGCGCGGACGATCGAGGTGGTGCCGCGCGTCGCGACCCGGTCCGCGCCGGCGCCGAAGCTCGCGCCCGGGAGCCCCGGCACGATCGGCTGGGCGATCGCGCAGCAGGAGAAGAAGGTCCGCTTCAAGCGCGCACAGAGCGAAGGCGCGCTCCCGGAGCGCGATCCGGACGGGACGTGCCCGGCGGAGATGGCGAACGTCGACCGGCGCTTCTGCGTCGATCGGTGGGAGGGCTCGCTCGAGGAGCTGCTCGAGGACGGGTCCACCCAGCCGTGGCCGGCGACGACGGTGCTCGACCTCACCAAGCAATACCGCGCCGTGAGCGCGCCCGGGCTCGTGCCGCAGGCCTACATCAGCGGGACGCAGGCGGCGGAGGCCTGCCGCAAGTCGGGAAAGCGGCTCTGCGAGGCGAGCGAGTGGCGCCTCGCGTGCGCGGGGCGCGAGGGCACGATCTATCCATATGGGACTACGCGCGTGGAGCGGCGGTGCAACGACTACGGGCGCGCGCCGATGTACTCGTTTTATCCGCAGGTCGAGAAGAGCTGGGCGCTCGTCACGAACACCGACATGAACGATCCGCGCCTGAACCTGCTCGAGGGCACGGTCGCGAAGACGGGGGAGCACCCGGGCTGCGTCAACGACTGGGGCCTCTACGACATGGTCGGCAATCTGCACGAATGGACCGCCGACCCGAATGGCACTTTCCAGGGCGGGTATTACCTCGACACGCTCATCAACGGCGAGGGCTGCGCCTACCGCACCACCGCGCACGATATCGATTATCACGATTACTCCACGGGATTCCGCTGTTGCGCGGACCTCCTCCCGGGGAGCGGCCTCGACGACGACGAATGA